From Bombus vancouverensis nearcticus chromosome 15, iyBomVanc1_principal, whole genome shotgun sequence, the proteins below share one genomic window:
- the LOC117164376 gene encoding odorant receptor 13a-like translates to MSLKYHKDVSFSVAVFYLKIVGLWLSTSLAEKWFRNALVTYTVLAIIFNMWMQLRGLYFSWGDFSVSTYIACNSLGLFMDLFKLLIIFIHKKKFLYLVVYMQKNFWHFNYNQYEKSVLADAKRMCIYFVCVFSFLSQSTIFSYIFMPLISNIGKNKSDRVPIFHMHLDLPLNVSPYYEMTYLIQALTLYQVGVCYLCVDNIFCIMCLHVASQFRILQYRIANVLSLRDKVKFDQDTNLDSSDEFYAIFRKCIQQHQALIRFCTTLEEIFTVIILGQVLTFSILICFVGYQALLVKLSLSWRISLVSFLTTNICQLWIFTYSCNALVEESMNTANAAYAAPWIYLPMDKFGEMTRKDLQLVLMRSRRACYLTACGFFPISLETFTKIMSSAMSYFTILKQRTVDTIE, encoded by the exons ATGAGCTTGAAATATCATAAAGACGTTTCTTTCAGTGTAGCAGTTTTCTATCTAAAGATCGTCGGTTTGTGGTTAAGCACTAGCCTCGCTGAGAAATGGTTCAGAAATGCCTTAGTGACGTATACTGTTCTCGCAATTATCTTTAATATGTGGATGCAATTGAGAGGTCTTTATTTCTCTTGGGGAGATTTTAGC GTCAGCACTTATATCGCGTGCAATAGTTTGGGACTATTCATGGATCTatttaaattgttaattatatttatacataagaAAAAGTTTCTTTATTTAGTCGTGTATATGCAGAAGAATTTCTGGCATTTCAACTACAATCAGTATGAAAAATCGGTCCTAGCAGATGCGAAACGAATGTGCATCTACTTCGTCTGCGTCTTCTCATTTCTCTCTCAATCTACTATCTTTAGTTACATCTTCATGCCACTAATAT CAAATATCGGGAAGAACAAGTCAGATAGGGTACCTATATTCCATATGCACTTGGACCTACCATTGAATGTCTCACCATATTATGAAATGACGTACTTGATACAG GCTTTGACTTTGTATCAGGTTGGCGTATGTTATCTTTGCGTCGAcaatatattttgcattatGTGCTTACATGTAGCTAGTCAGTTTCGCATATTACAATACAGAATAGCCAATGTGCTAAGCCTGAGAGACAAAGTTAAATTTGATCAAGATACAAACCTGGATTCTTCGGATGAATTTTACGCCATATTTAGAAAATGCATTCAACAGCATCAAGCTCTCATTAGATTCTGTACCACGCTCGAAGAGATATTTACAGTAATTATACTCGGACAAGTGTTAACGTTTAGCATATTGATTTGTTTCGTCGGATATCAAGCGCTTCTG GTGAAGCTGTCACTTTCATGGCGCATTTCTCTCGTATCTTTCTTAACGACTAACATATGTCAGCTATGGATCTTCACGTACAGTTGTAATGCCCTAGTAGAAGAAAGCATGAACACTGCTAATGCTGCGTACGCTGCACCATGGATATATTTACCAATGGACAAGTTTGGAGAAATGACACGAAAGGATTTGCAACTCGTACTCATGAGGTCGAGACGAGCCTGTTATCTCACCGCCTGTGGCTTCTTTCCTATATCCCTGGAAACTTTCACCAAG ATTATGAGCTCCGCAATGTCATATTTCACTATACTAAAACAGCGAACCGTGGATACAATAGAATAA